In Clostridium sporogenes, one genomic interval encodes:
- a CDS encoding GerAB/ArcD/ProY family transporter: MVRDENFVTSYSLFATIVTSVIGVSVFSYASDLANIVGNDGWIVIIISALINFGLVYIMYLIIKFNNYNEFYKIVNDNFGKYLGKIIVLSFIIYNVIYISNGLRVFVEEIKLYLLEKTPTEFLIIISVMVASYLIKGEVDTLVKFNEVVFWVSFIPVIFVLLFAFYQGDFTNLLPVLQNKPSSYVTATWATINRFKGIEIIFLLLPFMKKKNKTSKILFNSLFFIGIFYILVVILSVTMFSTEQVKLMLWPGITMIKSIDIPGTFIERWEGIIMAIWTLFFFTTFTNVYYFSADILKDMLHIEDIKISSLLIMPFVYIIALYPENVVEVIDVGKILMPILFIINMVVIPIILFLISKSKLSKRKL; encoded by the coding sequence ATGGTGAGGGATGAGAACTTTGTAACATCTTATAGTTTGTTTGCTACTATTGTAACTAGTGTTATTGGAGTAAGTGTATTTTCTTATGCTAGTGATCTTGCAAATATTGTTGGAAATGATGGCTGGATTGTAATAATAATAAGTGCTTTAATTAATTTTGGCTTAGTATATATCATGTATTTAATAATAAAATTTAATAATTATAACGAGTTTTATAAAATAGTAAATGATAATTTTGGAAAGTATCTAGGAAAAATTATAGTTTTAAGTTTTATTATTTATAATGTTATATATATATCAAATGGATTAAGAGTTTTTGTAGAAGAAATCAAATTGTATTTATTAGAAAAAACTCCTACAGAATTTTTGATAATCATTAGCGTAATGGTGGCTAGTTATCTTATAAAAGGAGAGGTAGATACCCTTGTTAAATTTAATGAAGTAGTTTTCTGGGTTAGTTTTATTCCAGTTATATTTGTATTGTTGTTTGCATTTTATCAAGGGGATTTTACTAATTTATTGCCCGTATTGCAGAATAAGCCTAGTAGTTATGTGACAGCTACATGGGCTACAATAAACAGATTCAAAGGGATAGAGATCATATTTTTATTATTACCTTTTATGAAAAAAAAGAATAAAACATCAAAAATATTATTTAATAGCTTATTTTTTATAGGAATTTTTTACATTTTAGTAGTAATTTTATCTGTAACTATGTTTTCAACAGAACAGGTGAAATTAATGCTTTGGCCAGGAATAACCATGATAAAATCAATAGACATACCAGGTACATTTATTGAAAGATGGGAGGGTATAATTATGGCTATATGGACATTATTCTTTTTTACTACATTTACCAATGTATATTATTTTTCAGCAGATATATTAAAAGATATGTTACATATAGAAGATATAAAAATATCATCTTTACTTATAATGCCATTTGTATATATTATTGCACTATATCCTGAAAATGTGGTAGAGGTAATTGATGTAGGTAAGATTTTAATGCCCATATTATTTATTATAAATATGGTGGTTATCCCTATAATTTTATTTTTAATAAGTAAATCTAAATTAAGTAAGAGGAAGCTATAA
- a CDS encoding CLC_0170 family protein, which translates to MGRIIGIFDKYFLILMLIEGGITMFMDAPSFKKSNMMKSYKQARWIGIFIITISLILYILQRILF; encoded by the coding sequence ATGGGAAGAATAATAGGCATATTTGATAAATATTTTTTAATTTTAATGTTAATCGAGGGAGGTATTACTATGTTTATGGATGCCCCATCTTTTAAAAAATCAAATATGATGAAAAGCTATAAGCAAGCCAGATGGATTGGTATTTTTATTATAACTATAAGTTTAATATTATATATTCTGCAAAGAATATTGTTTTAA
- a CDS encoding spore germination protein, which translates to MKEVVNDEISKSIDKNIKYIKELLEGNSDMVFREFLIGDKKAFIMYIDGMADKNLLNDYVLESLMLESEKLANISDIKNRILNKRYESNDKCNVNNIKNKILTVTDVSEKDKLSKAIDLVLSGDTLLLIEGMDKAYVIATRLWPVRGIGEPESETTIKGSRDGFTETIRFNTALVRRRIKDTRLKIKSKTLGVRSKTDMAIVYIEDIVNQDVLNNIYDRLEKIDIDAILGSGYIEHLIEDDKWSLFPTTRSTERPDVVASALYEGKVAILVDNSPFAIIVPTTLPSLFQSPDDYYEKWIHSSIIRIIRLFSIIISIILPSMYVAVTSYHSAIIPTKLAYFIAASREGVPFPAYMEALIMEFSLAFLMESIIRLPKPIGATIGIVGGLIIGQAAVSAGIVSPIMIIIVSITTITSFTAPSYDASLSFRIIRFLLIIAASFLGLYGIILGLIVLLIHLVRLKSFGIPYLSPIVNPSISDFKDMYIRAPIRSFKKRPDYMKTRDKIRQR; encoded by the coding sequence ATGAAGGAAGTAGTTAATGATGAAATAAGTAAAAGTATAGATAAAAATATAAAATATATAAAAGAATTACTGGAAGGTAATTCTGATATGGTCTTTAGGGAATTTTTAATAGGAGATAAGAAAGCTTTTATAATGTACATAGATGGTATGGCAGACAAAAATTTATTGAATGACTATGTTTTAGAATCTCTTATGTTGGAATCAGAAAAATTAGCTAATATAAGTGATATCAAAAATAGAATTTTAAATAAAAGATATGAGTCTAATGATAAATGTAATGTAAATAATATTAAAAATAAGATATTAACGGTAACAGATGTATCAGAGAAAGACAAATTAAGTAAAGCCATAGACTTAGTATTATCAGGAGATACTTTACTATTAATAGAGGGTATGGACAAAGCTTATGTAATAGCTACAAGACTTTGGCCTGTTAGGGGGATCGGGGAACCGGAGTCAGAAACAACAATAAAGGGAAGTAGAGATGGGTTTACAGAAACTATAAGATTTAATACTGCATTGGTTAGAAGAAGAATAAAAGATACGAGGTTGAAGATAAAATCTAAAACGTTAGGAGTAAGATCTAAAACAGATATGGCCATTGTGTATATAGAAGATATTGTAAACCAGGATGTTTTAAATAATATATATGATAGATTAGAAAAAATAGATATTGATGCTATATTGGGAAGCGGATATATAGAACATCTTATAGAAGATGATAAATGGTCTCTTTTCCCAACTACTAGAAGTACAGAGAGACCAGATGTAGTAGCTTCAGCTTTATATGAAGGGAAAGTAGCTATTTTAGTTGATAATTCGCCTTTTGCCATTATAGTTCCTACTACCTTACCAAGTTTGTTTCAGTCTCCAGATGATTACTACGAAAAATGGATACATTCATCAATAATAAGAATAATAAGATTATTTTCAATAATTATTAGTATTATATTGCCCTCTATGTATGTAGCTGTAACTTCGTATCATAGCGCTATAATACCGACTAAGTTAGCTTATTTTATAGCTGCATCTAGGGAAGGGGTGCCCTTTCCAGCTTATATGGAGGCATTAATAATGGAGTTTAGCTTAGCATTTTTAATGGAATCTATAATTAGATTACCAAAACCCATAGGAGCTACCATAGGCATTGTAGGTGGTTTAATAATAGGTCAGGCAGCGGTATCAGCAGGTATTGTAAGCCCCATAATGATTATAATTGTTTCTATAACCACTATAACAAGTTTCACAGCCCCAAGTTATGATGCAAGTCTTTCTTTTAGAATAATTAGATTTTTATTAATTATAGCAGCATCATTTTTAGGATTATATGGAATAATTTTGGGATTGATAGTATTGTTAATACATTTGGTAAGATTAAAAAGTTTTGGTATACCTTATTTATCACCTATTGTTAATCCAAGTATCAGTGATTTCAAAGATATGTATATAAGAGCACCTATAAGATCTTTTAAGAAAAGACCAGATTACATGAAAACTAGAGATAAAATAAGGCAAAGATAA
- the ispE gene encoding 4-(cytidine 5'-diphospho)-2-C-methyl-D-erythritol kinase gives MLSKAYAKINLSLDVIGKREDGYHLLKMLMQTIDLYDLIEIKKIKKGIIIDCDREYIPKDRRNLAYKAADLFLDRYNIDSGVRIGITKNIPVAAGLAGGSTDAATVLKIMRDIFKPDISNEELKEISLNIGADVPFCIEGGTALCEGIGEKITTIKNFRNQILVLVKPNFGVSTKEVYNNLKVEKIYIHPNTTKLIESIEEIDLKSVARNMKNVLENVTLKKYKTLNSIKSNFIELGALGSMMSGSGPSVFGLFDDMLKAQICYDNMKEKYKEVFITRTI, from the coding sequence ATGTTATCAAAAGCTTATGCTAAAATAAATTTATCCTTAGATGTAATAGGAAAAAGAGAAGACGGATATCACCTTTTAAAGATGTTAATGCAAACTATAGATTTATATGACTTAATAGAAATAAAAAAAATTAAAAAAGGTATAATAATAGATTGTGATAGAGAGTATATACCCAAAGATAGGAGAAATTTGGCATATAAAGCAGCAGACTTATTTTTAGATAGATACAATATAGATTCTGGAGTTAGAATAGGCATAACTAAAAATATACCAGTAGCAGCAGGATTAGCAGGGGGAAGCACAGATGCGGCTACAGTCTTGAAAATAATGAGAGATATATTTAAACCAGACATAAGTAATGAAGAATTAAAAGAAATATCTTTAAATATAGGAGCAGATGTACCTTTTTGCATAGAAGGTGGAACCGCTCTTTGCGAAGGTATAGGAGAAAAAATAACGACTATAAAAAATTTTAGAAATCAGATATTAGTATTAGTTAAGCCTAATTTTGGGGTATCTACAAAGGAGGTATACAATAATTTAAAAGTGGAAAAGATATATATTCATCCTAATACCACAAAATTAATAGAATCAATAGAAGAAATTGATTTAAAATCTGTAGCTAGAAATATGAAAAATGTCTTAGAAAATGTTACATTAAAAAAATATAAGACATTAAATTCTATAAAAAGTAATTTTATAGAGTTAGGAGCATTAGGAAGTATGATGAGTGGTAGCGGACCAAGTGTATTTGGATTATTTGATGACATGCTAAAGGCTCAAATATGTTATGATAATATGAAAGAGAAGTATAAGGAAGTATTTATAACAAGAACAATATAA